A region of the Pseudorasbora parva isolate DD20220531a chromosome 18, ASM2467924v1, whole genome shotgun sequence genome:
AGGAGTTATCCGAAGGCGTTGCCACAATGAAACGTTTCCCTTTTGACTGACAAGCAGAGCAACCAATAGAATATCAACGTTTATCCAAGTTGACCAATGTAAACAGTTGTGGGCGGGAGTTTTGAATTCCCGGTCATTGAGCCGCTGTTTTCAGTTGTTCGAGCTCAGTTACGACTAACGACCAGATTTCCTAACATGAGCTAGCTAAATTAGCATATAAAAGATATTAATctgctttctctttttttccgtTAATTTCATCGACGTTATAAATGTAGATTTTAGTCGTACAGCTCGTCCCTGCTTAAAGCATTACCACCAATAACGGGTAACGTTATGTTGCTAATGTGCTAGTTGTGTGTAACGTTAAACTAAGATGCATCTATCGTGACATGAACTTATGCACATTTATCATCCTCTGTAGTCGCATGTTCCTCTGTAGCCTCCAAACCATTATGTATGATGTCTATTATTACTGCGATTGATTTTATAGTGTTATTGTGCGACTAGCCCTGCGTTGGCAGTCTATTGTCAAATCTTTAGGGTTAGCAAGAGTCCTCCATCATTTTAGCTGACATGCTGATTTGTTAAATAGTTTGCAACTTATGTTAATTCATGAATAAATAAGGATACAGGTTTATTTAGCTAAGATATAAAGAAATTCAGTGAAGTGTAAAGATATAAGAGTGTCATTCATTGAAATGTTTCATGACCTAAATCCTGCCTGTCATGGCAGTGAAGTTGACATGTGTAATGGACAGGTCGGTGTATTTGACATAAACAGCACTAAAATAATGAATCCAGACCATTTTAATGAAAACTGTATGGTTGGTTATAATGAATGttttcatttaataatcttGTCTGTCTGGCTGTAATCAAAAAATCTGATCAGAGCATTATGAAGAACTGAAATGACCATGTCCAATGATTCCTTTAGGCTGTCATCGGCAAGAAATGGAGGTTGGCAGTGGCACAGTTGTGCAGGAAGAAATGAAATTTCGGGGGACTGAATTTGCTGTCAAGGTCGAGTTGGCTGAGCGGTTACTAATCGTAGAAATTTCAGATGTTGTTACAGCGGACCAGTGGAGAGGAGAGTTTGATCCTGCCTGTAAGTTAAGCTTTTAAAAGTAATCTTCTGTGTTTGCTTGCTTGAAATGTTGTTTtatgtcatacatttttttcttctataattAGATATTGAGGATCTGACCCGGAAAACTGGGAATTTTAAACAGTTTCCAGTATTCTGTAGCATGCTCGAGTCTGCTGTCAACAAGGTGAGTCcataaaaaagttcaattaaaatccatatttaatgtAATGTTGCCTTGATTCTTATGACAGGGCTGCTCAATTTGGAGCCCCCACCCCCTTTGCTTTTGGTTTGCTGTGCTTATTTTTAGGGCTGAAAatgttgtaaaaatgtatgacaataaaataataattatttaataacagTAACATTactaaacaaaacacaaaccattgctaatgtaatatttcactctaaaacaaacaaaaaacagtttaataaagataatattattttaaactgtCTTAATTTCTTCATTTTCTTCCATTCACACAGCACATTTTTGAGGTTAAAAAACGCAAGACGCAGGTCAGTGGACCTTATTTGTCAACTTATTTTAACTTGGGCGCCGTCTAGCATCCGTCTAGCACGTGTTTACAttgaaaaacaatggaaaagtATGACAAAGGAATGGAAAAACTGTTCAAATGGCACCATAAGCTATACTATATAGGCTGCAGGCAGGTGAACTCAGAATATGTACATAGCGGCAAAGTGTTTCCCAGTTATATACTGGCACAAAGTTGGCTTCACAATGACATTGGATAATAGTCGCACATTTCGTATGTAACTTTAGTCGGACTTgtctctaaagttacatacAACATTCGTATACACATTTCTGATTTCTTTCGtttcaaaaatgttaaaaaagaaaaggacaAAAAAGGTGTGCATCATGCCTGACACTTACTTGAACACTTTGCAGTTGGTAATATGACTGTAAGTTATTCTCTTCAAATGCTAGTGAAGTTAGAAATATGTATAcacatatttgcatatttagaGACGGTCCCTAAATATACGACTATCTAAGCTGCTTACATGAACAAATGTAACCGCAAAAGAACTTAAGGCCCTGATAATAATCACAAATACATATTGCTTGCTCCATTTCTGTAAAtgcttttaatgaacaatgactGCCCATTGCTCTAGTCTTTGTCAACAGCCGCTTGCATCACCTGCTGGTGAGGTTGACTAACAGCAGATAGAGATTGTGCTCGGTGATCTTTTGCTATTCCTGCAGTTCCCGGATGTGAACTGTTGAATTTTCTGTTGAATTTGTACCACTGAATTTGTAAAGCGAAATAAAACGGACCAATTATTGCCTCTCAAATATTATAGgttgtatttttaaatagaaTGGATATTTTAGAAGTGAAATCTGAGAGGTGAATATGGATTATTGAATttttaataatgaaaatgtgtggatgttttgaatttaaataaacaaccattttgaattttcaatTTGCAAGCATTTTTAAATGCAGTGCATATTTTTTCAAGTagtgcttcttctttttttcttcaaaaatatttGGCAATATTTTTCTACCATATTGCATGTTCTGTTCCCAAATGTAAGTTATAAGCCAGCCAAAAGTAGAGCAGATGCAGAAATGTCTTTGTGTGGGGCAGTATTTATTCTGAACCGAGCCGCTCTGAGACACTAAAAAACTCTGGTGCATGAACTGCTGGCATGACAGTTCACACTGAAACATGTagcacatatatttatttaattaaatcagTCTTTCTGATTTGATATCAAAGTCATGCTACAGTTTCGCTCAGGTTTCAGTTGTTCCCTCCCTTCTAGAATTATTGACAACAGAAATGGTTATGAAATGACTAACCTGTCTTCTCTGTTAAtaatcacataaaaaaatactaatttgCTTTTATTATCTTTTGCAGTCCAGTGAATCAGTGACCCTTGACCTCTTGACTTACTCCGACCTCGAGCTTTTGCGGAATAGAAAGGCAGGTGTAGTTGGCCGACCTCGTGCTCAGCCGCAGTCTCCTGCTCTCAGTGCTAAACGATACCTCATCCTCATCTACACTGTGGAGTTTGACAGGTCTGTGTAGTTTGATCACTGGTCTGCTTTTGTCACTCTTACAACAGAGaagtttttaatgaattcatttatttttgtttaggaTACACTATCCTCTTCCACTTCCATATCTTGGCAAACCTGATCCTGCAGAGCTTCAGAAAGAGATCCGAGCTCTGAGGGCCGAGCTGAAAACACTGGCACTGAGAGGGGACCATAAAGTACCAGACCAAGAATCACGCAGGCTCCGTGCAGAgtcagttctttctttagtcaatatgtaaataaaaaaacccTAGCACACCTGGGTTAGTTGCAGGTGCACGGGACAAAGTCAGCACAATATAAGAAAGAAATCCTGTATACTGTTGTAGCATGCAAATCTTTATCAAGTCAATGACCTCAAAGTGGTGGTTCAACCAACAATTCAAATTCTATTTTTTCAAAGCTgtagaatgtttttttgttctgtggaacgtaaaagaaaatattttaaagaatgtccgTTACCAAACTATTTTGGTTAACTTTGACTTTGAATATATGGACAAAACAAATAGAGTAGATGGTAATTAAGATGTTTTAGTCTCTACTATCAACTATCCTTTCAAAGCATTTtcaaggtgcagtgtgtaatatatatgaggatctattgacagaaatgcaatataatatacagaactatgttttcagttttttgtaaagaccttacataatgaaccgttatgtttttattagaaTGAGCCACTTCTATATACATACACCACTGGGCCCCTTACATTGAAATCACAATTTTGTGCCGCCATGTTAAAtgctacagtagccctaaacaagTGTTTTTCCCAGTTTAGAGGAAATCCCGCCCTGTAACCAATTTCGTTGGCTGAGGTtactgtgatgggtaggtttagggatcaggGTTGGGTGTAGGCAATCGTTATTGTGATTGACATGGCCATTGAAATGTTTAGAATTGGCTCCAGGGCAGGATTTCTGCTGAACTGGTTTGGAGGGGGGGGCCTAAACGGACAAACAgagctctacagagcgctagctactctctgctatCTCAGACGACGACATCGTTGTCCTTTCGGCCACCTTAgtttctctatgtgcttcaaaAAGGATAGTTGAGCAGTGTGCGTTTGCAGTTTGCAACCTCGCCGCTAGATGTCACCAACTATTTTAGACTACATTTCCTATTTTAGACTACATTTCAAAACTTTCAGGTtactgtgatgggtaggtttagggatcaggGTTGGGTGTAGGCAATCGTTATTGTGATTGACTTTCAGTTTTGAAATGTACGAATAGGGGAGAATAGAAAGTAATAAAATAGTTAAAGTTAAACTAAGGTTTCTTAATTAAAATCACAACAACAGCAACTAAGTGTAAAAAACTGAATGTTGCATTTACAATTCTTTTTCTCTCATGTTTTATGGGGTTTGTTTTATCAGGTTGGCTTTGGTCAGAGATGAAAAGGAGGCTTTGGCCAAGGCTCTGGATCGTCTACAGATGGTAGGGTCCGGTTCTACTCCTGGGGCTCGTGGGCTCAGAGAGGCAGTGCACAGCCTGGAGGAACAGCTGCTGAAGGAAAGGGCAAAAAGCCAAAGGTCTGCAAGCAAGAGGAGCCAGGAACAGCGCCTCCTACTAGAACAGGTGTGTCTAATGAGATCATTGCTGTTGTATGGTTATGAGAGAGACAAGCTGACAACATAAAACACTAATGCATAGTCATTAGCACACActtaaaaattcaaattcactCTTGTTTGTAGTTGGAAGAGCTCAGGGCTTCAGAACGGGCTCTTCGGATACGCGTTAAAAGTTTGACCACTGAGTTGGCCATGTTACGACGTGGGTAAGCTTAATGAATCACCATCTGTGCCATTTttattgcatacattttgtttaattttttgggCACATGTTAATCATCTCATTCTTCCTATTTGAACAGTCGCGCAACTCCAGTCACGTCTGGCCGAAGTGCGCTCAGGTGTGATGGGGAGATTCATCGCTCTTTATCCAGAGAGCGCAGTTTGACCCGTGTAGGGTTAAGAGCGCGCTCCGGGTCGAGAGAGAGGATGGAGGACAGGGGTCGGAGATCAGAGGAGAGAGTTAGGAGGGCAGACTCTTCAGGGGCTCGGAATTGTATCGCAAGACCCTCACCATCTCCAACAGGTAAGTGTGTGAAGACTAAAAACAAATGTAGATGTATAATTAGGCCCTGCTTGATTCAAGTCTTGTATTCTATTTTGACAGGGTCACGGGGGCCTCGGTTTGACCCTACAGCCTACATCCAAGACCGACAACGACGCCTAAAAGAGGCCGAACTGAAGAAGTAAGACCCTTTTgctgtttaatttttttctgctgtgtttgttgttttatgCTTGTCGTGTTTTTCCCTAAAAGCATTGTCTATGAGCAAGAATGTGGTTTATTTTGATAGGTGATCCATAAACTCTTTTGTCCCTTACATGAATCCATTGTTGATCATCAGTCATGAATCTGGCACATTaatgcaaacttttttttttttagatcagaCAGAACGAAAGTTATCTGGTCAAATTTATTTGTGGGCAGCTGTACACATTTCATATCTTTTACAGAAATACATGAGGTCTGCCTTTGTTTCCAACAGTCAGAGGAAGATTAGAAGGGACATGTTGGCTTCACCGTCTCTGATGGAAAGAGGGCGTTCACGCTCCAGAGAGCCCGTTCCTCAGCTGATGCGAGCGGGAAGTGCTGGCAGGAGAAGGAGTGTGTCTGTAGAGAGCAGGAGGAGTCGTTGCTCTTCTGAAGGATCAGTAGCTGAGTTTGAAGAGCTTGCTAAGCCTCTAAATAGCAGGCAtgtcaataaacaaaacatGTTGTTTATCCAAATTCATTGTTGTCCAGGTTAAATATGGCCTTAGGAATCAGTTCAAACAAGGTGCAGAGAGGcctaaacttttattttaaaaattttttCCAGTTGGCCTATAAAATTGTCAAGATTTATTGTATAATATTATCTTGAAAAGGGTATTTTACATGACAATTTTCTGCACTTTCTCTGAACCTAAAAATTAAATTGGCCTGTTTTTGCTACTGTACATTTTAAGAATAAGTTATATGCGCTTTTAATTGATTTAAAGGAACAGTAAAAACTTtaacattatcacaaaaaaatatatttcttataaatgctgttttcatgcagaaaatgtatttgtaccacagatttttgaacagcaaatcagcatattagaatgattctATAATATCATGTGATActaaagactgaagtaatggctgctgaaaattcagctttgagtaaataaaaaaaattaattcacaatattttgtttttacatgttaatcaaataaatgtagtctTGTTAAGCATAAgtctcctttaaaaaaaacctaaaataaattataatgtaCTCTGTtgtctattattttattaatgtattattattatttttgcagaGGAAGGAAACTGGTGTATAATGGTCCAGCTGTGGT
Encoded here:
- the ccdc61 gene encoding centrosomal protein CCDC61 isoform X1, yielding MEVGSGTVVQEEMKFRGTEFAVKVELAERLLIVEISDVVTADQWRGEFDPAYIEDLTRKTGNFKQFPVFCSMLESAVNKHIFEVKKRKTQSSESVTLDLLTYSDLELLRNRKAGVVGRPRAQPQSPALSAKRYLILIYTVEFDRIHYPLPLPYLGKPDPAELQKEIRALRAELKTLALRGDHKVPDQESRRLRAELALVRDEKEALAKALDRLQMVGSGSTPGARGLREAVHSLEEQLLKERAKSQRSASKRSQEQRLLLEQLEELRASERALRIRVKSLTTELAMLRRGRATPVTSGRSALRCDGEIHRSLSRERSLTRVGLRARSGSRERMEDRGRRSEERVRRADSSGARNCIARPSPSPTGSRGPRFDPTAYIQDRQRRLKEAELKNQRKIRRDMLASPSLMERGRSRSREPVPQLMRAGSAGRRRSVSVESRRSRCSSEGSVAEFEELAKPLNSRGRKLVYNGPAVSRGRHTNKKPLCSTPAQRMRAADSSIDTGADLSEIDARLQALQDYMRDLDTGH
- the ccdc61 gene encoding centrosomal protein CCDC61 isoform X2 gives rise to the protein MEVGSGTVVQEEMKFRGTEFAVKVELAERLLIVEISDVVTADQWRGEFDPAYIEDLTRKTGNFKQFPVFCSMLESAVNKSSESVTLDLLTYSDLELLRNRKAGVVGRPRAQPQSPALSAKRYLILIYTVEFDRIHYPLPLPYLGKPDPAELQKEIRALRAELKTLALRGDHKVPDQESRRLRAELALVRDEKEALAKALDRLQMVGSGSTPGARGLREAVHSLEEQLLKERAKSQRSASKRSQEQRLLLEQLEELRASERALRIRVKSLTTELAMLRRGRATPVTSGRSALRCDGEIHRSLSRERSLTRVGLRARSGSRERMEDRGRRSEERVRRADSSGARNCIARPSPSPTGSRGPRFDPTAYIQDRQRRLKEAELKNQRKIRRDMLASPSLMERGRSRSREPVPQLMRAGSAGRRRSVSVESRRSRCSSEGSVAEFEELAKPLNSRGRKLVYNGPAVSRGRHTNKKPLCSTPAQRMRAADSSIDTGADLSEIDARLQALQDYMRDLDTGH